ATCCGCCGATCCGCGCGCGGCGCGCTGCGCCTGCGCCTCCGCCGTCATCGCGGTGGCATAGTCGGTTTCCAATGCTTGTCCGAGCGCCCGGCGCATCAGACCCAATGCCATGGTCGGTCCTGCGGCAAGCCGCGCTGCCAGCGCCAGCGCCTCCCCGTCCAGCGCCTCGTCGGGGACGACCTTGTGGATCATGCCCCAGTCCAGCGCCCTGGCGGCCGCCACGCGCTCGCCGAGCATCATCATTTCGGCAGCCCGCGCCCGCCCGATCAGCCGTGGCAGCATCCACGATGCGCCGCCGTCGGGCACCAGCCCGATGTTGACGAACGCCTGCAGGAAATAGGCGGTGTCGCTCGCCACGCAGAAATCGGCCGCCAGCGCGAGGCTGCAACCGATGCCCGCGGCCGGACCACGCACCGCACTGACCACCGGCACGTCCAGTTCGGCGATCGCGCGCATCGCCGGGTTGTAGTGTTCGGTGAGCGCCGCATAGGTGGTATCACCGGGATTGTCGCTGCCAAGCGCGCCGCCCGCGACATCCGCCCCCGAACAGAATGCGCGACCGGATCCTGCGATCAGCACCGCCCGCGCGCCGTTCAGATCGCCAAGGGCGGCGCGCAGTTCGTCGAACAGCGCCGGCGGTGCCGCATTGAGCCGGTCCGGGCGGTTCAGCGTCAGCACGAGGACATCGCCCACCGGCTCTTCGAGAATGTGCTGGTAGGTCATGGCCTCTCCCCTCTGCCGCGCAGCGTGCCGGAGCCGGACCTGCATGGTTTGGCGCCCCCTGCGGGATGCGCGATAGCCGGGTCTTATGGTCTAGCGCACGACGGCGCCAGCGTTTTGCGCGCGCGCCGCGGCCAGCCCCGGAGCGATGAGGTCCACGCCGTCGACCCGCTCGATCCGCGATACCAGGCTGGCCGGTATGCGCGCGCCGGGCAGCAGGATGTAAAGGCGATTCCGATCGATGCTGGCGCGCGCCAGCGCGGCTTCCTCCGCCGCCAGCCGGTGCAGCGATACGCGACTGTTGCGGGCAGCATAGACGTTGGCGACCGGTCGACCGGCATCGATGGCGCGCCACGCAACCTCCTGGAACAGTTCCAGATCGCGGGTGACGTCGCCGGGCAGGAACACGACCGCGCGCGATCGTGCGATAAGCTGGTCCCAGCGTGGATCGGTCGTACGCGTATACAACCGGTATGCGGATGCCGCCTGGCTACGCGCCCGGATCGCGGCGACCATGCCGGACAGGTCGATCGCCTGTATCGCGACGACCGCGAGCAGCATGGCCGCCGCCCGGTGCGCGGACAGGCGGAACACGGCGAGCACCGCCATCAGGATCAGCACATAGCCGACCGGCCAGAACAATCTGCCCGATGCGCGAACCGGGTCCAGCCAGGTCAGCAGCGCCGGCGGCAACGGCAACCGGGCGATGGCCAGCACCGCCAGCGCGACCAGCGCCGGCACGAGCACCCGCAACCGTTCACCCGCAACCCTTTCACCCTCCCGCGACGGCCGATATCGCGCGACGCCCAGCGCCGCGGCGACCAACAACAAGCCGCCCGCTCCCAGATACTGGAATCCCTCGAAACCGCGGCCGGGGCTCGCTTCATGCCCGCGGATCAGGCGCGTCGACGCTTCGGCACCCGGATTCCACAGTGCATCGAGCGGCATCGAAAAGCGGCCGAAATAGCCGGTGGCCGCCTGCCCTCCGACCCCCAGCCACCACGCGAGCATACCCCCAAGCGCCAGCATCCCCGCGACCTGCGCCAGTATCGCCGGGCGCCGACCGGGCCGCCCGTCGACCCATTGCGACAGGATCGCCGAGGCCCAGATGGCACCGACCAGGATCAGCAAATAGCTGTGGGTCAATGCGGACACGGCGATCAACGCCGCCCACCAAGGCCATCGCGCATGACGCCGTGTGTCGAGGAACAGGTACAGCGCCGCCAGGATCGTCCAATGCGCCATCAGGTTGACATGGCCGGCCCGGTTCATCAGCGTCGGCGGGAAGGCGAGCAGCACCACGCCTGCCCACAGCGCGATCCGGCCGGGCGCATGCCGCCGCAGCAGCAGCCATGTGAACAGCGTCTGCAGGATCAGGCTCAACAGGATGAACGGTCCGACCAGCTGCGCATCAGCCGGCAGCCAAGCGGCGAACGGCTTGGCGACCAGCGTCACCAGCGGATTGCTGTCGGTAAACAGCACCGGCACCCCTTCGGGTGCGTTCAGCAGGGTGGTCCTCAGTGACGCGCCCGCTGCGTGATCGTGCCAATAGGCATGCGCGCCCAGTGCATTCTCGCCCGCATCGCTTCCGTCCAGCAGCCAACCGGCGTTGCCGATATCCAGCGTCGCCGGATGAAACAGCGACACGAACAGCAACAATGGCAAAGTCAGCAGCAGGACGGGGGTGACGAACCGGAGCGCCACGCGCGACGATGCATCGTCGACGGCTTGCGTCCGGGCAACGCGCCGTCGCCGGACGCGGGCGGGGCCGAGCATCGTGCCCGCGGTCCGGCTACGCGCGGATCGGTCGCAGATTGCGCTCGATCACCAGGCGATACACCCATTGCGGGATATGCGATTTGCGACCGAGCAGCACCGCGCCCAGCACGTGAGCGCCGGCATCGCGCAACTGGGTCAGCATGTTGCGCGCCACCGGGCGACGTGTCGCTTCCGCCTCGATCACCGGCACGACGGCATCGACCGACAGGGCGAGTTCGATCCCTTCGAACCCTTCGGCAACCGGCGGC
The sequence above is a segment of the Sphingomonas insulae genome. Coding sequences within it:
- a CDS encoding enoyl-CoA hydratase-related protein, which produces MTYQHILEEPVGDVLVLTLNRPDRLNAAPPALFDELRAALGDLNGARAVLIAGSGRAFCSGADVAGGALGSDNPGDTTYAALTEHYNPAMRAIAELDVPVVSAVRGPAAGIGCSLALAADFCVASDTAYFLQAFVNIGLVPDGGASWMLPRLIGRARAAEMMMLGERVAAARALDWGMIHKVVPDEALDGEALALAARLAAGPTMALGLMRRALGQALETDYATAMTAEAQAQRAARGSADSMEGGMAFLQKRKPNFTGR
- a CDS encoding DUF6311 domain-containing protein; translation: MLGPARVRRRRVARTQAVDDASSRVALRFVTPVLLLTLPLLLFVSLFHPATLDIGNAGWLLDGSDAGENALGAHAYWHDHAAGASLRTTLLNAPEGVPVLFTDSNPLVTLVAKPFAAWLPADAQLVGPFILLSLILQTLFTWLLLRRHAPGRIALWAGVVLLAFPPTLMNRAGHVNLMAHWTILAALYLFLDTRRHARWPWWAALIAVSALTHSYLLILVGAIWASAILSQWVDGRPGRRPAILAQVAGMLALGGMLAWWLGVGGQAATGYFGRFSMPLDALWNPGAEASTRLIRGHEASPGRGFEGFQYLGAGGLLLVAAALGVARYRPSREGERVAGERLRVLVPALVALAVLAIARLPLPPALLTWLDPVRASGRLFWPVGYVLILMAVLAVFRLSAHRAAAMLLAVVAIQAIDLSGMVAAIRARSQAASAYRLYTRTTDPRWDQLIARSRAVVFLPGDVTRDLELFQEVAWRAIDAGRPVANVYAARNSRVSLHRLAAEEAALARASIDRNRLYILLPGARIPASLVSRIERVDGVDLIAPGLAAARAQNAGAVVR